Below is a window of Camelina sativa cultivar DH55 chromosome 11, Cs, whole genome shotgun sequence DNA.
ATCTCTCCTTGTAACTCAgttacaataaattaatttcaattcaAATCCAGGATGTGGTCTAAATTCCaagatatgttttttatttgcttccttttgttttctttcgaaTTATTTGTTATTCACTTTAGTCAAACCAAAACACTGTGAAGATTAATCTCAAGTACAATTTCACATTCTTCGTCATTCGCATTTAgtgtttataatataaatatgtgcaacaacaaaatggaaaaaaaccTCCTTGGTCTGAGATTAGGACTACAATTAAGACAACTACATCCTGAAATCAAGAACGCAGACTGAGTTATCAGCAAAGCAAGCTGCGATTTTGTTACCTTCTTTGTTCCAGCACACTTCGAATATGCCTCCATATCCTGTATATGTCTTCACTATTTTCCCTTCTTTTATCGACCATATGAGGATCGATTTGTCCAACGACCCACTCGCTATGTACTCCCCGTTTGGACTAAACGCCAGTGAGTAAACCGGTCCCcttcaaatccaaaaacaaaccaGTTAACTTTACCACCAATGGTTAACCGTTAACCACAAAATCATACTACGGATTAAGTTTTACCCGTGCCCGTTGAAACTACATAGCATCTTCCCGAGTTCTGCATCCCATAGCTTTACTGTTGAGTCAAATGATGCACTGTTTTatccaaacaacaacacagAGATGATCAGTGATATGTTACaattatacttttattttaaaatattcaatgTTTAAAGCTTCTTATATACCTTGCAATAGTTAGCTGTTTGTTAGGATTGTTAGTTCCTGGTCCTGAAGGGCACCATCTGACTGTATAAATTTcctaaagagaagaagaatatccATCTTTAGATGctattcaaaaaccaaaaaaaaaaaaaacaaatttctgaaattttctAAAGACTTGGTTTACCTTAGTATGCTCTTGGAGGTCATGAACAAAAGTGTTTTGTTTTACACTCCatatctgaagaaaaaaaaatatacatttataaacaggaaaaaaaaaacactgaaaacaaatgttatatttaaGCTTAGCTCAATTCAGAAAACCTTAGCAGTACTATCGTCTGAGCATGAAGCCAATAATGAACCAGTAGGATCCCATTTCACGCAATTAACCTCGCCCTGCAATTATGAAAGCCCTGGGTTTGGTTAGTACGAGACATCTGAGATTTAAAACTGAGAACATAATAATATGGGAGAAACTTGGATGAGAGATACAAACCTGATGCCCGGCGAAGACTTTGACAGGCCTAGTTTCTCCAATCTTACATAAGTAGATCATGGTGTCCGTGGAGCTTGTTGCGAAAGATACATTGTTGCGCCAATCAACATCAAGTGTAGGAcctatttttttcaattttattcaatgttATATGCATGAGAAAAGTTTATTCAAATTGCTGTatcatcaaaaaaagaaaagaaatcgtACCTGAATGAAATTCAAATTGTTGCTTCCACTCCTCTGCCTTTACATCCCAAACAACAGCGGTTCTATCAACACTACCGGTTAGAAGATAGTCTCCCTTCTTGTTCCACTTCAGGGAAAAAATAGGGCCCTTGTGTTTGCTCAAAGTACTTATCAAATCACCTGGAaatgtgaaaaacaaaaaaaacataagtaatTTGTAATTTAGAAACAGACTTTCCAAAACATAACAGAACGGGAAGTAAATGTTTCGGCCAAGGATATGGTACCCAACGCAGAGTTGTATGGTTTTTTACTAGCTGATAGATATTATTGTTTAAAGCGCTGAAATCGTGTTACTATCAAAAGCCCACACAACTCTAACATCACAATTTGTAGCTCATGCATATTGGTGATCAGAGATATTAATTTAGACATAAACGACTGAGTGTATTTATcgattcaaaataaaaataagattaatttcaagaaaacaaagatggtAGTGATCCAAGGGATAACTCATGGTCTCATACAACGAGTAAAATCAACGAGGACATACCGTTTGCAGTCCAGATTCTTGCTTGGCCATCACATGAACCAGTTGCAAGTAAAGACCCTTCACCCtgaaattcagaaattaaaaaacttattagcAGAATCTAAGGCACATCCAGAAATGCTTCACATATTCTATAGCTTTTGTAAAAGAAAGGAAAGGACAACCAGTAATTAGCACTATCCAcgaatatctatttttaaaatgtgaaaTGCAGCAGCCCTCACATTCCAGTCAAGAGTGGTCACATCCTTGCTCTTCTCATTTGACTTGCCTTTTGCATGCTTCAGAATCAAAGCGttgatactactactactagtatgCACAGATTTGAATGATCCTTCAGGAATACTCCAGATCCGCGCTGTTGCATCACCAGACCTGATTATTTGCAAAAGATGTATAAAtcgaaataagaaaataattattggACACGTGCATTCTCAACAAACGACTTACCCTGATGCAAGAAGTGAAGCCGAGGGACTCCATGCACAAGCGCAAACCTAAGTCAGTAATATAGACAATATTGTAATCTTAGCATAAGTGATTAGGATTAATGAAATAGATACCAGTGAAGATGGGAAACAACTATAGAACATGTTCAATTAACAGATAAAGTCACCTAATAAAGTACCTCGGAAGTATGCCCTTCCAAAATCCTCACATCAGAACTAGGAATGTGATTTGTCTGAGATGTAGGAGTCATCGAGATATCCATAGGTTCTGCACCTGTACAAATAAAAACACACAGACTCATATTGGAAAACAGATGTTGCATGTCACAAAATATCAGCAAAGTCTGAAGACAGGTAANNNNNNNNNNNNNNNNNNNNNNNNNNNNNNNNNNNNNNNNNNNNNNNNNNNNNNNNNNNNNNNNNNNNNNNNNNNNNNNNNNNNNNNNNNNNNNNNNNNNNNNNNNNNNNNNNNNNNNNNNNNNNNNNNNNNNNNNNNNNNNNNNNNNNNNNNNNNNNNNNNNNNNNNNNNNNNNNNNNNNNNNNNNNNNNNNNNNNNNNNNNNNNNNNNNNNNNNNNNNNNNNNNNNNNNNNNNNNNNNNNNNNNNNNNNNNNNNNNNNNNNNNNNNNNNNNNNNNNNNNNNNNNNNNNNNNNNNNNNNNNNNNNNNNNNNNNNNNNNNNNNNNNNNNNNNNNNNNNNNNNNNNNNNNNNNNNNNNNNNNNNNNNNNNNNNNNNNNNNNNNNNNNNNNNNNNNNNNNNNNNNNNNNNNNNNNNNNNNNNNNNNNNNNNNNNNNNNNNNNNNNNNNNNNNNNNNNNNNNNNNNNNNNNNNNNNNNNNNNNNNNNNNNNNNNNNNNNNNNNNNNNNNNNNNNNNNNNNNNNNNNNNNNNNNNNNNNNNNNNNNNNNNNNNNNNNNNNNNNNNNNNNNNNNNNNNNNNNNNNNNNNNNNNNNNNNNNNNNNNNNNNNNNNNNNNNNNNNNNNNNNNNNNNNNTCTCTTTCCCTCTCCTTTTCTCGTTCAATCCTTTCCCTTTCCCTCTCTCGTTCCTTCTGTTTCTCGTGCCTATCTTTTTCCTTTGCTCGGTTGCGATCTCCTTCATGTTCTCGTTCAACCTCTTTATCGTTGTCTTTAGATCTGTCTCTTTCCTTCTCCCTATCcctctctttcctcttcttttccctCAGCATATCCTGCAACTCCTTTACATCCTTTGAAATCAGATCCAAGGGTTGAAAGAATGAGAAATCCTCATCAACGTCCACTTCACCCTGCGAGTAAAAAAGAACATAACTCAGTTCAACCACACCAAAAACaccatgcaaaaaaaaacacaataatagatccaaaaaaaggttgaaaaaaATATGCTAACATTGCTCAAATTAGCTTCCATCTCCATGTACTGGAGTCCCTTTTGAACAAATTTGATAAGAGCACCAGGTGGAACCATATTCCCATCAATGTTGGATTTATTTATCCCTGCCTCATAACCTAGAGTGAACGCAGAGTGTGTAAACCCTACATAAAGAAGATAAGATTTAAAATACAATCAGAGTATATAAACTACTACTAAGTACTACTATCTAATCAAACTTATAATGAAAAATTCTTCAGATAGAGAGAACTCAAGCTCACAGACCCTccacatgaagaaaaaaaatcaaaacctagATTGGCGAGTACAAGTACGAAACGAACTAGAAGATCTAAAGGACCCTGAATCATTGAGAGACATTACCATGATtctaaaatcaacaaattttcTGTAATCCTCTGAAACCCTAAGCCGAATCCAAGAAAACCACTAACACTGTTGTAAATTCGAAGAACGAACATTCACAATTCGATACCAAATCCAAAACCTCAGCATGTAACTACcggaacaaaaagaaacaaaatccacGAGAACAAGGTAGATGGAGAAGTGAATACTAACCTGATTCTTGAAGATATCggaaaaccagaaaattcaatTCGACGGAAGTGAGTGAAGACATCTCCAAATCCAAATCCTCCCTTTCGAATCACACCACCACacaggcaaaaaaaaatcaaccgaCGAGCTCCGAGCAAACAACGTCGCCCCCGCCCGAGAAGAGCTTCGTCAAAAAAAGATTTATCGAGATTATCAAAGCTCTGTGAGTCCTCACATTAATCAGTCAGATGTAAAACCTTAATTGGGTAAAACAAATCACAATACAGTCATCCTAATGGGCCTAATTTTTAAGGCCCAACCCACTTAACATGTCACTATCATTATCCAAAATCAATAGATTACTGTATATGAATACGTGAGAGACCACTCCTATCTAGACATTATGGGCACACAAATCGGTgagatgattgatttgattttagtCGCTCTCATCGCTGGTCTAATTACAGCGGTAGTGTCATATGTTTTCcggtcaaagaagaagaataaaaatttACCACCACGTCCGGTTGGTTTTCCTGTGCTCGGACACCTCCACCTTCTCAAAGAACCTGTTCACCGTTGCCTCCGTGACCTCTCTCAGAACCTACGCAGCGACGTGTTTTTTCTCCGCCTAGGCTCTCGGCGAGCTGTGGTTGTGACGTCAGCTTCCGCTGCGGAGGAGTTCTTATCTCAGCAGAACGATGTTGTTTTCGCCAACAGGCCTCAGGCTACTTTTAGTGATATCATTTCTTACAACTACACGGTGCTTGGCTCAGCTCCCTACGGAGAACACTGGCGGAGACTACGCCGTTTCTGCACCGTAGACATCTTCTCCCCCGCTCGTCTCAGAGATTCGTCGGAGGTTCGGAGAGACGAAGTGAGAGCTCTGCTTCGGACGATTCACGTATCAACATCTAGAGGTAATAATGGCTCGGTGAGAGTGAATCTTAGGCCGTTATTTTCTACGCTTACGTTTAACATCGTTATGAGCATGATCGCCGGGAAAAGAGAGCAGGACGAGGAAGCTAAGAAATTTCGAGAGCTGATTAGGGATGTGTTCGAGCTCGCTGGTGTTACTTACGTCGGAGATTTTCTTCCAATTCTGAAGATACTTGATTTCGACGGCTTCTTAAAGAGAATGAAAGAACTCTTTTCGAGAATGGATAAGTTTTTTCAGGATTTGGTTGATGAGCAtcggagaaacagaggaaaagcaGAGTATGATGAGAAGACTATGATCGCTCATTTACTAACTCTTCAAGAATCGGGACCTGAGTATTACACTGACGATATCATCAAAGGACTCGTACAGGTTAGtgaacttttgatttatttgctTTTTGGAGTCATTTAGTAAAAGCATTCAATTTTTGAACGCTGGAATTTTTGTTGCAGGTGATGTTGCTCGCCGGAACAGACACAGCGTCGGTGACATTGGAGTGGGCTATGGCTAACCTTCTCAATCATCCAGAAGTGTTAAAGAAACTTAAAACAGAACTAAACGACGTTTCGGGAGAAAGGCGTGTGTTGGAGGATTCAGATGCAAGCAAGTCTACGTATCTCAATAATGTGGTATCCGAGACTCTCCGTTTGTATCCGGCAGCGCCGTTACTTGTCCCACACGCATCATCCGCTGACTGCAAAGTTGCTGGATATGACATTCCACGTGACACTTGGCTACTGATAAATGCGTGGGCTATTCAGAGAGATACGAAGCTATGGGATGATCCTGACTCTTTCAAGCCGGAGAGATTCGAATCAGAGACCCATCGTGGTAAGTTTCTGCCTTTTGGAATCGGTAGGAGAGCATGTCCCGGTATGGGTCTAGCCCAACTTGTACTGAGCTTGGCTTTAGGTTCATTGATCCAGTGTTTTGATTGGGAGAGAGATGAGGATGATGTGGCTGTTGACATGTCGGAAGGAAAGGGTCTTACCGTGCCCAAAGCTGTACCTTTAGTTGCCAAGTGCAAGTCTTTACCAATTCTCGACAAAGTTGTTCTTTAACTGAATCACATATTAGCAGACACGTTGTAATAATACTACTTCTGTtgcattttttcaaaatattgcaATTTTAATGTATGACCCAGTTTTCATAattagttaaaaagaaaattttatttaattttcttgaatAGTTTAAgagaaattttgaatttttatcttcgtctt
It encodes the following:
- the LOC104729088 gene encoding F-box-like/WD repeat-containing protein TBL1XR1, which produces MSSLTSVELNFLVFRYLQESGFTHSAFTLGYEAGINKSNIDGNMVPPGALIKFVQKGLQYMEMEANLSNGEVDVDEDFSFFQPLDLISKDVKELQDMLREKKRKERDREKERDRSKDNDKEVEREHEGDRNRAKEKDRHEKQKERERERERIEREKERELQTLLIFCDMQHLFSNMSLCVFICTGAEPMDISMTPTSQTNHIPSSDVRILEGHTSEVCACAWSPSASLLASGSGDATARIWSIPEGSFKSVHTSSSSINALILKHAKGKSNEKSKDVTTLDWNGEGSLLATGSCDGQARIWTANGDLISTLSKHKGPIFSLKWNKKGDYLLTGSVDRTAVVWDVKAEEWKQQFEFHSGPTLDVDWRNNVSFATSSTDTMIYLCKIGETRPVKVFAGHQGEVNCVKWDPTGSLLASCSDDSTAKIWSVKQNTFVHDLQEHTKEIYTVRWCPSGPGTNNPNKQLTIASASFDSTVKLWDAELGKMLCSFNGHGGPVYSLAFSPNGEYIASGSLDKSILIWSIKEGKIVKTYTGYGGIFEVCWNKEGNKIAACFADNSVCVLDFRM
- the LOC104727297 gene encoding cytochrome P450 81E8-like isoform X2; translation: MGTQIGEMIDLILVALIAGLITAVVSYVFRSKKKNKNLPPRPVGFPVLGHLHLLKEPVHRCLRDLSQNLRSDVFFLRLGSRRAVVVTSASAAEEFLSQQNDVVFANRPQATFSDIISYNYTVLGSAPYGEHWRRLRRFCTVDIFSPARLRDSSEVRRDEVRALLRTIHVSTSRGNNGSVRVNLRPLFSTLTFNIVMSMIAGKREQDEEAKKFRELIRDVFELAGVTYVGDFLPILKILDFDGFLKRMKELFSRMDKFFQDLVDEHRRNRGKAEYDEKTMIAHLLTLQESGPEYYTDDIIKGLVQVMLLAGTDTASVTLEWAMANLLNHPEVLKKLKTELNDVSGERRVLEDSDASKSTYLNNVVSETLRLYPAAPLLVPHASSADCKVAGYDIPRDTWLLINAWAIQRDTKLWDDPDSFKPERFESETHRVF
- the LOC104727297 gene encoding cytochrome P450 81D1-like isoform X1, with protein sequence MGTQIGEMIDLILVALIAGLITAVVSYVFRSKKKNKNLPPRPVGFPVLGHLHLLKEPVHRCLRDLSQNLRSDVFFLRLGSRRAVVVTSASAAEEFLSQQNDVVFANRPQATFSDIISYNYTVLGSAPYGEHWRRLRRFCTVDIFSPARLRDSSEVRRDEVRALLRTIHVSTSRGNNGSVRVNLRPLFSTLTFNIVMSMIAGKREQDEEAKKFRELIRDVFELAGVTYVGDFLPILKILDFDGFLKRMKELFSRMDKFFQDLVDEHRRNRGKAEYDEKTMIAHLLTLQESGPEYYTDDIIKGLVQVMLLAGTDTASVTLEWAMANLLNHPEVLKKLKTELNDVSGERRVLEDSDASKSTYLNNVVSETLRLYPAAPLLVPHASSADCKVAGYDIPRDTWLLINAWAIQRDTKLWDDPDSFKPERFESETHRGKFLPFGIGRRACPGMGLAQLVLSLALGSLIQCFDWERDEDDVAVDMSEGKGLTVPKAVPLVAKCKSLPILDKVVL